From the Acidobacteriota bacterium genome, the window GTTTGCGCCGACTTCAGGCGATTCAATGGCGTATTGCAGCACCGGCTGGGCCGACGCATTCCCGGAAGGATAGGGCCCGTGCGCCGAAGCCGACCACGAAGCCACCCATTTCTGCCCTTGCGCCAGAACAGTAACGCCGCAGCAAATCAGTAAGGCCAACGTCAGAACCAGCGCTTTGCTCGACAACATTCGTTGTTTACAGTTCATTTGGTTTTTCATCAGGAGTCAGGCTGGCAACACATCACTGAGTCGCCCATGCGCCGCGCAGGAAGGCCAGCGCAGTTTCAACAAAACTGGCGGTTTGATTGCCGAAGATTGGACCGTGGCCTCCGTTTGGAATGATCCACAAGTATGAATTCGGAATTGCCGTGAACATCTCGATTGCCAAATGAACCGGGTACAGCGGGTCGCGGTCGCCATGAACAATTAACGTCCGAGCCTGAATTGTGGAAAGAGAAGGCAACGTGAAATTCATGTCGTCATAACTTTCACTGAGCGCGCTCATTTGGTTCCAGAGTTTCCGAATCTGCTCATCGCCGTGTTTGTGCCATTGGCGCATTTGTTGCCATTCGGCTTCGCTGCGCGTTTCGGGCGTCAACTGCCGCATCAGCACGCGGGCTTGTTCGGGAAAATACGGCGCCGCACTGACCAGCACCATTGCTTCGATTCGACCGGGCTGTTGCGTGGCAAGGTGAAGCAAGGTCTTTGCACCCAGA encodes:
- a CDS encoding alpha/beta hydrolase; the encoded protein is METTASGQTAPINDLQMYFELCGEGEPLVLLHGGGGIGDHWKLIFPEPPNGFRLIVPDLRGHGRTLNPSDEFSFRQLAKDVFGLMDHLGIERFKAVGMSLGAKTLLHLATQQPGRIEAMVLVSAAPYFPEQARVLMRQLTPETRSEAEWQQMRQWHKHGDEQIRKLWNQMSALSESYDDMNFTLPSLSTIQARTLIVHGDRDPLYPVHLAIEMFTAIPNSYLWIIPNGGHGPIFGNQTASFVETALAFLRGAWATQ